Proteins encoded in a region of the Halodesulfovibrio marinisediminis DSM 17456 genome:
- the phnC gene encoding phosphonate ABC transporter ATP-binding protein — protein MQNVTQVTIKKQTPAISTNELTKIYPNGTRAVSNVSLTVASNEFVSIIGSSGAGKSSLLRCLNRLIRPTSGTLELFGEDITAVSGREIRQVRRKVGMIFQQFHLVRRLTVLENVLVGRLRFNSSFFSQCCSLLRHFSANEKEIAFECLKQVGIAHLAFQRADTLSGGQQQRVAIARALAQEPEIFLADEPIASLDPHSAEVVMDTLREIHETRNIPVLVNLHHIDFATRYGKRIVGMRHGEVIHDVLPSNLDDDMITEIYGARINEARGELAACA, from the coding sequence ATGCAAAACGTTACACAGGTAACCATAAAAAAACAGACACCAGCCATTTCGACTAACGAACTGACTAAAATTTACCCAAATGGCACCCGTGCTGTTTCCAATGTGTCACTTACAGTGGCATCAAATGAATTTGTTTCTATCATCGGCTCATCCGGCGCAGGTAAATCCTCTCTGCTGCGATGCCTTAACCGTCTCATACGCCCTACTTCCGGAACGCTTGAACTGTTCGGGGAAGACATCACTGCTGTATCCGGCAGAGAAATCAGACAAGTCCGCAGAAAAGTGGGCATGATATTCCAGCAGTTCCATCTGGTACGCCGCCTTACCGTACTGGAAAACGTGCTGGTAGGCCGCCTGCGCTTTAACAGTTCTTTCTTCAGCCAATGCTGCTCCTTGCTGCGTCACTTCAGCGCAAATGAAAAAGAAATCGCCTTTGAATGCCTCAAGCAAGTCGGCATTGCCCATCTTGCCTTCCAGCGTGCAGACACCCTTTCCGGCGGTCAGCAGCAACGCGTTGCCATTGCACGCGCACTGGCACAAGAGCCTGAAATCTTCCTTGCTGACGAACCCATTGCAAGCCTTGACCCACACAGTGCAGAGGTTGTGATGGATACTCTGAGAGAAATCCACGAAACACGTAACATTCCGGTGCTTGTAAACCTGCATCATATTGATTTCGCCACTCGCTACGGCAAACGCATTGTCGGTATGCGCCACGGTGAAGTTATTCACGATGTCCTGCCGTCCAACCTGGATGATGACATGATCACTGAAATTTACGGCGCACGAATTAATGAGGCTAGAGGCGAGCTTGCTGCTTGCGCCTAG